In Hamadaea flava, a genomic segment contains:
- a CDS encoding PadR family transcriptional regulator, with the protein MLDLAILGILHEAPMHGYELRKQLALKIGPMRAAISYGSLYPTLRRLQASGWIAEAGESSADDEAVPPLTSRRGRVVYKITAEGKERFQELLAQTGPETFDDPGFGVHFAFFARTDAEIRLRILEGRRRKVEERREGLRDVLARAAERVDAYTLELQRHGLDAAEREVRWLEELIANERSGRPPSQRAQSATDPQTSAVQPGHEEEPPGQTPRRM; encoded by the coding sequence GTGCTCGACCTGGCCATCCTCGGCATCCTCCACGAGGCCCCCATGCACGGCTATGAGCTGCGGAAACAGCTTGCTCTCAAGATCGGCCCGATGCGGGCCGCCATCAGCTACGGCTCGCTCTACCCGACTCTCCGGCGGCTGCAGGCCAGCGGCTGGATCGCCGAGGCGGGGGAGAGTTCGGCCGACGATGAAGCGGTCCCGCCGCTGACCAGCCGGCGCGGCCGGGTCGTGTACAAGATCACAGCCGAGGGCAAGGAGCGCTTCCAGGAACTGCTCGCCCAGACCGGCCCGGAGACCTTCGACGATCCCGGTTTCGGGGTGCACTTCGCCTTCTTCGCCCGGACCGACGCGGAGATCCGGCTGCGCATCCTCGAAGGCCGCCGGCGCAAGGTCGAGGAACGCCGCGAAGGACTGCGCGACGTGCTCGCCCGTGCCGCGGAGCGCGTCGACGCGTACACGCTGGAACTGCAACGGCACGGCCTCGACGCGGCCGAGCGCGAGGTGCGCTGGCTGGAGGAGCTGATCGCCAACGAGCGGTCCGGCCGGCCGCCGTCGCAGCGCGCCCAGAGCGCGACCGATCCCCAGACTTCCGCGGTCCAACCGGGCCACGAAGAAGAACCGCCTGGCCAGACGCCGAGGCGGATGTGA
- a CDS encoding inositol-3-phosphate synthase: MGSVRVAIVGVGNCASSLVQGVEYYRNADPSERVPGLMHVDFGGYHVRDVEFVAAFDVDAKKVGQDLAAAIVASENNTIKLCDVPPTGVTVQRGPTHDGLGQYYQEIVQESDETPVDVAEALRAAKVDVVVSYLPVGSEVADKFYAQAAIDAGCAFVNALPVFIASDPVWAKKFEDAGLPIVGDDIKSQVGATIVHRALAKLFEDRGVELLRTYQLNFGGNMDFMNMLERTRLVSKKISKTQSVTSQIPHEINKGDVHIGPSDHVPWLSDRKWAYIRLEGRAFGDVPLNAELKLEVWDSPNSAGVIIDAVRAAKIALDRKIGGPILSASSYFMKSPPVQYNDHDAHEAVESFIRGEVER, translated from the coding sequence ATGGGTTCCGTCCGCGTAGCCATCGTCGGCGTCGGCAACTGCGCCTCGTCCCTGGTTCAGGGCGTCGAGTACTACCGCAACGCCGACCCCAGCGAGCGCGTACCGGGTCTTATGCATGTCGATTTCGGGGGATACCACGTTCGTGACGTCGAGTTCGTCGCGGCGTTCGACGTCGATGCGAAGAAGGTCGGCCAGGATCTCGCCGCGGCCATCGTGGCCAGCGAGAACAACACGATCAAGCTCTGCGACGTGCCGCCGACGGGCGTGACCGTCCAGCGCGGTCCGACGCACGACGGGCTGGGCCAGTACTACCAGGAGATCGTGCAGGAGTCCGACGAGACGCCGGTCGACGTGGCCGAGGCGCTGCGGGCGGCCAAGGTCGACGTCGTGGTCTCCTACCTGCCGGTCGGTTCGGAGGTCGCCGACAAGTTCTACGCGCAGGCGGCGATCGACGCCGGTTGCGCCTTCGTGAACGCGCTGCCGGTCTTCATCGCTTCCGACCCGGTGTGGGCGAAGAAGTTCGAGGACGCCGGTCTGCCGATCGTCGGCGACGACATCAAGTCCCAGGTCGGTGCGACCATCGTGCACCGCGCGCTGGCGAAGCTGTTCGAGGACCGCGGCGTCGAGCTGCTGCGGACCTACCAGCTGAACTTCGGCGGGAACATGGACTTCATGAACATGCTGGAGCGCACCCGCCTGGTCTCGAAGAAGATCTCGAAGACGCAGTCGGTCACGTCCCAGATCCCGCACGAGATCAACAAGGGCGATGTACACATCGGACCGTCGGACCACGTGCCGTGGCTGTCGGACCGCAAGTGGGCCTACATCCGGCTCGAGGGTCGCGCCTTCGGCGACGTTCCGCTGAACGCCGAGCTCAAGCTCGAGGTGTGGGACTCGCCGAACTCGGCCGGCGTCATCATCGACGCGGTACGCGCGGCGAAGATCGCCCTCGACCGCAAGATCGGCGGCCCGATCCTGTCGGCGTCGAGCTACTTCATGAAGTCGCCGCCGGTGCAGTACAACGACCACGACGCGCACGAGGCCGTCGAGTCCTTCATCCGTGGCGAGGTCGAGCGCTGA
- a CDS encoding DUF6584 family protein — protein MPKAPVLDKVAVDLARGHTQPAIQRLSSLVNAYPHDLDLRHRLAAVHRMTGNAVEAGRWDYLNPTAEPAETAAFERAFPSAPRRLAALRWHGTADLAPTEHARRRLVELTEAAAEEFPASIVEPPHRHRFLTVAALIAGAGVVMALAVLGAVTILQIF, from the coding sequence ATGCCTAAGGCACCCGTGCTGGACAAGGTCGCGGTGGATCTCGCCCGCGGTCACACCCAGCCCGCCATCCAGAGGCTGAGCAGCCTGGTCAACGCGTACCCGCATGACCTGGACCTGCGTCATCGCCTCGCCGCCGTGCACCGGATGACCGGCAACGCCGTCGAAGCCGGTCGCTGGGACTACCTCAATCCGACCGCTGAGCCGGCCGAGACCGCCGCGTTCGAGCGGGCGTTCCCGTCCGCGCCGCGCCGGCTGGCCGCGCTTCGCTGGCACGGAACGGCCGACCTGGCCCCGACCGAGCACGCCCGGCGGCGGCTCGTCGAGCTGACCGAGGCGGCCGCCGAGGAGTTCCCAGCTTCCATCGTGGAGCCACCGCACCGGCATCGGTTCCTGACCGTCGCCGCGCTCATCGCCGGAGCCGGGGTCGTCATGGCACTGGCCGTCCTAGGCGCTGTGACCATCCTTCAGATCTTCTGA
- a CDS encoding DUF6584 family protein translates to MAKADVLARVKRDLAAGHTYPATQRLRTLVASHPDDLEIYRLLCSVYRQTGNLAEAGRWGFLTDEVRPDELAAFARVHTNPWSRVRLLRWTGDPATLAEPIQQRLSELLAEAEHSGPPEIWVGSYRAPAKTRGSLGPCLFTAIALGIVVVLAGIGAIRAIAWLVE, encoded by the coding sequence GTGGCAAAAGCCGATGTCCTCGCCCGGGTCAAGCGGGACCTTGCCGCTGGTCATACCTACCCGGCCACGCAGCGGTTACGGACGCTCGTCGCCTCACATCCGGACGATCTGGAGATCTACCGGCTGCTCTGCTCCGTCTATCGGCAGACCGGCAACCTCGCCGAAGCCGGCCGCTGGGGTTTCCTGACCGACGAGGTACGCCCCGACGAACTCGCCGCGTTCGCCCGAGTCCACACCAACCCCTGGTCCCGCGTACGCCTCCTGCGGTGGACCGGCGACCCGGCGACGTTGGCCGAGCCGATTCAGCAGCGCCTGAGCGAGTTGCTCGCCGAGGCCGAGCACTCCGGGCCGCCGGAGATCTGGGTGGGCTCCTACCGCGCCCCGGCGAAGACCCGCGGCTCGCTGGGCCCATGTCTGTTCACCGCGATCGCCCTCGGCATCGTCGTCGTCCTAGCCGGGATCGGCGCCATCCGAGCCATCGCCTGGCTGGTCGAATAG
- a CDS encoding MFS transporter has translation MPPPTTSSAVAADLERKVDGHYLRAILGAREFRRLLTVRLLSQLSDGWFQAGLAGSLLFNPSKQSSALAVASGFAMLLLPYSLLGPFIGVFLDRWDRRIALALANLSRAVLVVPAVALIWIGDQGPSFGLAALLVIAINRFFLAGLSASLPKVVEDSRLVTANALASTAGTICYSIGLFTSAALVATSVVHTTQHGYAGIAAFAALGYLAAGVLTYVSFRPGTLGPEDDERPTIGVWTAVVDVARGMIRGLRHLADRPPAARVMLLTGGHRFLYGYLTLAVLLLYSRYFGHGTANHTTQSLWSLGQVVIAGAAGAGIAAVITPAASRRFGPQRWITLLLAGIAVAIVALGLPFIAPLLLVAAALMNIASQSMKIIVDATLQHECEDDYRGRIFSLNDTVFNGVMVLGLFLAALTLPPNGRSAGALIGIAIGYALLAVWYGGLLRRRPAEPVPSEKAESA, from the coding sequence GTGCCACCGCCGACCACCTCGTCCGCCGTCGCCGCTGACCTGGAGCGCAAGGTCGACGGCCACTATCTGCGGGCCATCCTCGGCGCTCGGGAGTTCCGCCGGCTGCTCACCGTCCGGCTGCTCAGTCAGCTCTCCGACGGCTGGTTCCAGGCCGGGCTGGCCGGTTCGCTGCTGTTCAATCCGTCGAAGCAGTCCAGCGCCTTGGCGGTGGCCTCGGGCTTCGCCATGCTGCTGCTGCCGTACTCGCTGCTGGGACCGTTCATCGGAGTGTTCCTGGACCGCTGGGACCGCCGGATCGCGCTGGCGCTGGCGAACCTGAGCCGAGCGGTGCTGGTCGTTCCGGCGGTGGCCCTGATCTGGATCGGCGACCAAGGGCCCAGCTTCGGCCTGGCCGCTTTGCTCGTGATCGCGATCAACCGCTTCTTCCTGGCCGGGCTGTCCGCGTCGCTGCCGAAGGTGGTCGAGGACTCCCGGCTGGTCACGGCGAACGCGCTGGCCTCGACCGCCGGCACGATCTGCTACTCGATCGGGCTGTTCACGTCGGCGGCGCTGGTCGCCACCTCGGTGGTGCACACCACCCAGCACGGGTACGCCGGGATCGCCGCTTTCGCCGCGCTCGGCTACCTCGCGGCCGGCGTGCTCACGTACGTCTCGTTCCGGCCGGGCACGCTCGGCCCGGAAGACGACGAACGGCCGACCATCGGGGTTTGGACCGCCGTCGTCGACGTCGCCCGGGGAATGATCCGCGGTCTGCGGCACCTCGCCGACCGGCCGCCCGCCGCCCGCGTGATGTTGCTGACCGGCGGGCACCGGTTCCTCTACGGCTACCTCACCCTGGCCGTGCTGCTGCTCTACAGCCGCTACTTCGGCCACGGCACCGCGAACCACACGACGCAGTCGCTGTGGTCGCTCGGTCAGGTCGTCATCGCGGGCGCGGCCGGCGCCGGCATCGCCGCCGTGATCACCCCAGCCGCGAGCCGTCGATTCGGCCCCCAACGCTGGATCACCCTGCTGCTCGCCGGGATCGCGGTCGCGATCGTCGCCCTCGGACTGCCCTTCATCGCCCCGCTGCTGCTGGTGGCGGCCGCGCTGATGAACATCGCGTCGCAGAGCATGAAGATCATCGTGGACGCGACGTTGCAGCACGAGTGCGAGGACGACTATCGAGGCCGCATCTTCAGCCTGAACGACACCGTCTTCAACGGGGTCATGGTGCTCGGGCTGTTCCTCGCGGCACTGACCCTCCCGCCGAACGGACGCTCGGCGGGCGCCCTCATCGGCATCGCGATCGGGTACGCCCTGCTCGCCGTGTGGTACGGCGGCCTACTGCGGCGGCGGCCAGCCGAGCCGGTCCCGTCCGAGAAGGCGGAGTCGGCCTAG
- a CDS encoding CCA tRNA nucleotidyltransferase, with protein sequence MSNTNDLTTAQREAVHALMARFPVADELGRRFAQAGHDIHLVGGSVRDALLGRLGDDLDFCTDAHPDETLRIVKGWAEATWETGREFGTIGAFRDGLRLEITTYRAESYDGVSRNPAVQYGTSLSDDLSRRDFSINAMAVSLHDHRFTDLYGGLRDLHERMIRTPKAPEQSFGDDPLRMLRAARFAAQLRFVVDEPVIRAMSDMSGQLTRITAERVREEFSKLLLGEDPVTGLRLLVETGLAEIFLPELTELKMEIDEHAQHKDVYEHTLTVVQNAVNLDTADGGPDLVLRLAALLHDIGKPATKAVGSDGRVSFHHHELVGARMAKHRLKLLKYPKDVISPVVGLITLHLRFYGYGRGEWTDSAVRRYVHDASELLARLHKLTRSDCTTRNRRKAAQLAADYDALEERIARIAAEEDLAKVRPDLDGNAIMELLGLPPGPLVGRAWKHLKEVRLERGPLSQDEAEHELRAWAEDNL encoded by the coding sequence ATGTCGAACACGAACGACCTGACCACCGCCCAGCGCGAAGCCGTGCACGCGCTGATGGCGCGTTTTCCCGTGGCCGACGAACTGGGCCGCCGGTTCGCCCAGGCCGGGCACGACATCCACCTCGTCGGCGGCTCCGTCCGCGACGCGCTGCTGGGCCGCCTCGGCGACGATCTCGACTTCTGCACCGACGCGCATCCGGACGAGACGCTGCGCATCGTCAAGGGCTGGGCCGAGGCCACCTGGGAGACCGGGCGGGAGTTCGGCACGATCGGGGCGTTCCGCGACGGGCTGCGCCTGGAGATCACGACCTACCGGGCGGAGTCCTACGACGGCGTCAGCCGCAACCCGGCGGTGCAGTACGGCACCTCGCTCTCCGATGATCTGAGTCGTCGCGACTTCAGCATCAACGCGATGGCCGTCAGCCTGCACGATCACCGGTTCACCGATCTCTACGGCGGACTACGGGATCTGCACGAGCGGATGATCCGGACGCCCAAGGCCCCCGAGCAGAGCTTCGGCGACGATCCGCTGCGGATGCTGCGCGCCGCCCGATTCGCCGCCCAACTCCGCTTCGTCGTCGACGAGCCGGTCATCCGCGCGATGTCTGACATGTCGGGGCAGCTCACCCGGATCACGGCGGAACGCGTACGGGAAGAGTTCAGCAAGCTCCTGCTCGGCGAGGACCCCGTGACCGGGCTGCGGCTGCTGGTCGAGACCGGGCTGGCGGAGATCTTCCTGCCGGAGCTGACCGAGCTGAAGATGGAGATCGACGAACACGCCCAGCACAAGGACGTCTACGAGCACACCCTGACGGTGGTGCAGAACGCGGTGAACCTCGACACCGCCGACGGCGGGCCCGACCTGGTGCTGCGCCTGGCCGCGCTGCTGCACGACATCGGCAAGCCGGCGACCAAGGCGGTCGGCTCCGACGGCCGGGTCAGCTTCCACCATCACGAGCTGGTCGGCGCGCGGATGGCCAAGCACCGGCTCAAGCTGCTCAAGTACCCCAAGGACGTGATCAGCCCGGTGGTCGGCCTGATCACGCTGCACCTGCGCTTCTATGGCTACGGCCGCGGCGAGTGGACCGACTCGGCCGTCCGCCGCTACGTCCACGACGCCAGCGAGCTGCTCGCCCGCCTCCACAAGCTCACCCGGTCGGACTGCACGACCCGGAACCGGCGCAAGGCCGCGCAACTCGCCGCCGACTACGACGCGCTCGAAGAGCGCATCGCCCGGATCGCGGCCGAGGAGGATCTGGCCAAGGTCCGGCCCGACCTCGACGGCAACGCGATCATGGAGCTGCTCGGGCTGCCGCCGGGCCCGCTGGTGGGCAGGGCCTGGAAGCATCTCAAAGAGGTACGCCTGGAGCGGGGCCCGCTCAGCCAGGACGAGGCCGAGCACGAACTGCGCGCGTGGGCCGAGGACAACCTCTAG
- the murJ gene encoding murein biosynthesis integral membrane protein MurJ: protein MSRDPEHDWFPWDETGTFPRIDPDSTVLLPRISDPSPAGETEAAAERTMIVPQIRPTRNQPPPAAPTRTTEAPKPPEGNTAAGNSALMAIGSLVSRGTGFLRTAMIAAALGGAALGLGDAYTAAQFFPGMVYEFLIGGVLSSVVVPVLVRARDRDPDGGEAYAQRLLTLAVMVLGGAALIATLCAPILTFVFTTSDTGQDYRELVTALSYFTLPAIFFFGVSAILAAYLNTRGSFGPPMWTPILNNVVVITTCALFIAFFGAVARQAGDVSPGMVVLLGGGTLLGIILQTAGLLPALRRAGFRWRARFDFRALGLRRLGHLGGWMFCYVAVSQVGVLVLLRLLSGNSLLIYNNVFLLMMMAHGIVAVSIVTALMPRMSAASAAGRFGDVVEDLAKGVRTTSAVLAPIAVVFVFLAGPTMTALFVRGAFTAENANDGAAVLVMAGISLIPFSLSQLFTFAFYALPDTKTPAVLNIPVVLLRIIVQVVLFGSLAAGGVMLGNGISYLLAIGLSAWQLRNRIGPLGLGGTAMVLARVAAAMIAAGLVGWGSTLGLRSVGVDSAWVQLILGGGLIVVAYLAAAKALRIREIDEVFDLLQRVRRKLIRR, encoded by the coding sequence GTGAGCAGAGATCCCGAGCACGACTGGTTCCCCTGGGACGAGACGGGGACGTTTCCCCGGATCGATCCGGATTCGACCGTGTTGCTGCCCCGGATCAGCGATCCGTCCCCGGCCGGGGAGACCGAAGCCGCCGCCGAGCGGACGATGATCGTGCCGCAGATCCGTCCCACCCGGAACCAGCCGCCGCCCGCCGCCCCCACCAGGACGACGGAGGCCCCGAAGCCGCCGGAGGGCAACACCGCCGCGGGCAACTCCGCCCTGATGGCGATCGGCTCGCTGGTCAGCCGGGGCACGGGCTTCCTGCGTACGGCGATGATCGCGGCGGCGCTCGGTGGTGCCGCACTTGGACTCGGCGACGCGTACACGGCGGCGCAGTTCTTCCCCGGCATGGTCTACGAGTTCCTCATCGGCGGCGTCCTGTCCAGCGTCGTCGTGCCGGTGCTCGTCCGGGCGCGCGATCGCGACCCCGACGGGGGAGAGGCGTACGCCCAGCGGCTGCTCACCTTGGCGGTCATGGTGCTCGGCGGCGCGGCCCTCATCGCGACGTTGTGCGCACCGATCCTCACCTTCGTCTTCACCACCTCCGACACCGGCCAGGACTACCGGGAACTCGTCACCGCGCTGTCCTACTTCACGCTGCCGGCGATCTTCTTCTTCGGGGTCTCGGCCATCCTGGCGGCGTACCTGAACACTCGCGGCAGCTTCGGCCCGCCGATGTGGACGCCGATCCTGAACAACGTCGTCGTGATCACGACGTGTGCGCTGTTCATCGCATTCTTCGGGGCGGTGGCCCGGCAGGCCGGCGACGTCAGTCCGGGGATGGTCGTCCTGCTCGGTGGCGGCACGCTGCTCGGCATCATCCTCCAGACGGCCGGCCTGCTCCCGGCGCTGCGCCGGGCCGGCTTCCGCTGGCGCGCACGGTTCGACTTCCGTGCCCTCGGGCTGCGGCGCCTGGGCCACCTCGGCGGCTGGATGTTCTGCTACGTCGCGGTCAGCCAGGTCGGCGTACTGGTCCTGCTCCGCCTGCTCAGCGGCAACAGCCTGCTGATCTACAACAATGTCTTCCTGCTGATGATGATGGCGCACGGGATCGTCGCCGTCTCGATCGTCACCGCACTGATGCCTCGCATGTCCGCCGCGTCGGCCGCCGGTCGCTTCGGCGACGTCGTCGAGGACCTCGCCAAGGGCGTCCGCACCACGTCGGCGGTGCTCGCGCCGATCGCGGTGGTCTTCGTCTTCCTCGCCGGGCCCACGATGACCGCGTTGTTCGTCCGCGGCGCCTTCACCGCCGAGAACGCGAACGACGGCGCGGCGGTGCTGGTCATGGCCGGCATCTCGCTGATCCCGTTCTCGCTCAGCCAGCTCTTCACGTTCGCCTTCTACGCGCTGCCCGACACGAAGACGCCCGCGGTCCTGAACATCCCGGTCGTGCTGCTGCGCATCATCGTCCAGGTGGTCCTGTTCGGTTCGCTCGCGGCCGGCGGCGTGATGCTCGGCAACGGCATCTCCTACCTGCTCGCGATCGGGCTCAGCGCCTGGCAGTTGCGCAACCGGATCGGTCCGCTGGGCCTCGGCGGCACGGCGATGGTCCTCGCGCGGGTGGCGGCCGCCATGATCGCGGCCGGTCTCGTCGGCTGGGGCTCCACGCTCGGGCTGCGGTCGGTGGGTGTCGACAGCGCCTGGGTCCAGCTCATCCTGGGCGGCGGGCTGATCGTCGTGGCCTACCTCGCGGCCGCGAAGGCGCTGCGGATCCGCGAGATCGACGAGGTCTTCGACCTCCTCCAGCGGGTACGCCGAAAGCTGATCCGCCGCTAG
- a CDS encoding helicase HerA-like domain-containing protein: MNAEQVAAVRSGYAFDGPALDLGALVVDGSVDASAPIRVPLALLNRHGLVAGATGTGKTKTLQVMAEQLSAAGVPVFLADIKGDVSGMAVAGETNDKITARMREMGQEWTPTAYPAEFFTLGGRGAGTPIRATVTSFGPILLSKVLGLTDVQSSSLNLVFHYADKKGLPLLDLKDLRSVIQFLGSDEGAEELKSLGGLAKQTAGVLLRELIAFSDAGAEDFFGEPEFASADLLRTTPDGKGVVSILELPGVVQQPALFSSFLMWLLADLFQDLPEVGDPDKPKLCFFFDEAHLLFKDASKAFLESITQTVRLIRSKGVGVYFVTQTPKDVHPDVLAQLGNRVQHALRAYTPDDAKALKATASTFPKSAYDLEAVLTQLGTGEAIVTVLGEKGAPTPVAWTRLRAPQSLMAAAPATLLEESTKNSPLYSKYAEPVDRESAYELLLSRLNPQVTTPEEGSYPQGGPQAEAPKPAKATKSAKEEPGMVEQVLKSRTTQNLIKGAAAAAGAAIVRSIFGTARRAKK; the protein is encoded by the coding sequence GTGAACGCTGAGCAGGTGGCGGCAGTCAGATCCGGGTACGCCTTCGACGGCCCGGCGTTGGACCTCGGCGCGCTCGTGGTGGACGGCTCCGTGGACGCGTCCGCCCCGATTCGCGTACCGCTGGCCCTGCTGAACCGGCATGGTCTGGTCGCCGGGGCGACGGGCACCGGCAAGACGAAGACGCTTCAGGTCATGGCTGAACAGCTGAGTGCGGCCGGCGTACCGGTGTTTCTGGCCGACATCAAGGGCGACGTCAGCGGAATGGCGGTCGCGGGCGAGACCAACGACAAGATCACCGCTCGGATGCGGGAGATGGGCCAGGAGTGGACGCCGACGGCGTACCCGGCCGAGTTCTTCACGCTCGGCGGGCGGGGCGCGGGAACGCCCATCCGGGCGACGGTGACGAGCTTCGGGCCGATCCTGCTCAGCAAGGTGCTCGGGCTGACCGACGTCCAGTCGTCCTCGCTCAACCTGGTCTTCCACTACGCCGACAAGAAAGGTCTGCCCCTGCTGGATCTGAAGGATCTCCGGTCGGTGATCCAGTTCCTCGGCTCCGACGAGGGCGCGGAGGAGCTGAAGAGCCTGGGTGGGCTGGCGAAGCAGACCGCGGGCGTCCTCCTGCGGGAGCTGATCGCCTTCTCGGACGCGGGCGCGGAGGACTTCTTCGGCGAGCCCGAGTTCGCCAGCGCGGACCTGCTCCGGACCACTCCGGACGGCAAGGGCGTGGTGTCCATCCTCGAGCTGCCCGGGGTCGTCCAGCAGCCCGCGCTCTTCTCCTCCTTCCTGATGTGGCTGCTCGCCGACCTGTTCCAGGATCTGCCCGAGGTGGGCGACCCGGACAAGCCCAAGCTCTGCTTCTTCTTCGACGAGGCGCACCTGCTCTTCAAGGACGCGTCCAAGGCGTTCCTGGAGTCGATCACCCAGACCGTCCGGCTCATCCGGTCCAAGGGCGTGGGCGTCTACTTCGTCACCCAGACCCCGAAGGACGTGCATCCCGACGTGCTGGCGCAGCTCGGCAACCGGGTACAGCACGCACTGCGGGCGTACACGCCGGACGACGCGAAGGCGCTCAAGGCGACCGCCTCGACCTTCCCCAAGTCGGCGTACGACCTGGAAGCAGTGCTCACCCAGCTCGGCACCGGCGAGGCGATCGTCACCGTGCTCGGGGAGAAAGGCGCCCCGACGCCGGTCGCCTGGACCCGCCTCCGAGCGCCGCAGTCGTTGATGGCGGCGGCTCCGGCCACCCTGCTGGAGGAGAGCACGAAGAACTCTCCGCTCTACTCGAAGTACGCCGAACCTGTGGATCGGGAATCGGCGTACGAGTTGCTGCTGTCCCGGCTGAATCCACAGGTCACCACGCCTGAGGAAGGCAGTTATCCACAGGGTGGTCCACAGGCTGAGGCGCCGAAGCCGGCCAAGGCGACGAAGTCGGCTAAGGAGGAGCCGGGCATGGTGGAGCAGGTGCTGAAGTCCCGGACGACCCAGAACTTGATCAAGGGCGCTGCCGCGGCGGCGGGGGCCGCCATCGTCCGCTCCATCTTCGGGACGGCTCGCCGAGCCAAGAAGTGA